One genomic window of Cannabis sativa cultivar Pink pepper isolate KNU-18-1 chromosome 2, ASM2916894v1, whole genome shotgun sequence includes the following:
- the LOC115719359 gene encoding U11/U12 small nuclear ribonucleoprotein 48 kDa protein, with translation MTQPPPPFSHPPFTSLPSNPNPSSQFQHPHPQNLTPHTPDLSATLSTLNSLIHQSEQTLLSLSTLLPLQHPSQTNLNGFVSCSFNPHHLLPPDSLFAHFLSCPSSPSPIQPDLLPPLNYTQTLKPTASSQPEKGFLQSVQGSDFELCFSLDDFFAEFGCNAFYHDCPGVVSLSAINGVSRTFTLPSILSAQCANFVSKGDIETKSFGRDCRKILPSELWATRAEVEMWNEYPTVYSYRVLCAILGLDLTGVNGLARWVIASSPRYGVVIDTAMRDHIFVLCRLCLKAILKEALTLVDNGDSEMIPGNTSFNCPVLVQVLTWLASQLSILYGQINGKLFAINIVKQCILEAASSVLIFSIEHNVKESPIEEFHHSLDMNSNDSTGNVKVEEPLERGTEEEHNSILDESVTAGVIFVSQVVAAVAALHERSLFEDKVKALRSYQPLTNYQRMAEHNYVSQRADEERKKRPMYRPIIEHDGLPRVKISNEDTNKNRTREELLAEERDYKRRRMSYRGKKVKRSHLEVMRDIIEDYMDEIKQAGGIGCFEKESLVKDTIPFKPPYASDSTTYADMPKKSYHDSSTAGDSPKYHQYQLHSDYRTHATTSKGPLVKEYQQPRRGHHDNHELSEEGVNRDKHDREYYSKSSPRHVRSSEWPRRPREQDEIDVTRIKHHDSKHSSSRLSKHHDNRSSGSSKHSDYRSKSKDRRHRERYENTFEDRYNPAESHDTHEGGNSSTSNYYRADNIHNDEN, from the exons ATGACCCAACCTCCTCCTCCGTTTTCTCATCCACCTTTCACTTCTTTACCCTCTAACCCAAACCCTAGCTCTCAATTCCAACACCCACACCCCCAAAACCTTACTCCTCATACTCCGGACCTCTCCGCCACTCTCTCAACTCTCAATTCTCTTATTCACCAATCTGAGCAGACTCTTCTATCCCTTTCTACTCTTCTGCCACTCCAACACCCTAGTCAGACCAACCTCAATGGCTTTGTATCTTGCTCATTCAACCCCCATCACCTCTTGCCACCCGACTCCCTCTTTGCTCATTTTCTCAGCTGCCCCTCCTCTCCTTCCCCTATTCAACCTGACCTTCTTCCACCTCTTAATTACACCCAAACTCTGAAACCCACCGCTTCTTCGCAGCCTGAAAAGGGTTTTCTTCAGTCGGTTCAAGGCTCTGATTTTGAGCTTTGCTTCTCTTTGGATGATTTCTTTGCGGAGTTTGGGTGCAATGCATTCTACCATGATTGCCCTGGTGTGGTTAGTTTGTCTGCTATAAATGGTGTCAGTAGAACATTTACTCTTCCGTCAATTTTGTCCGCTCAATGTGCTAATTTTGTGAGCAAAGGGGATATAGAGACGAAGAGCTTTGGGAGAGATTGTAGAAAGATTCTTCCTTCAGAGTTGTGGGCTACTAGAGCTGAGGTTGAAATGTGGAATGAGTATCCCACTGTATACTCATACAGAGTTCTTTGTGCCATTTTGGGGTTGGATTTAACTGGAGTTAATGGCTTGGCGAGATGGGTCATTGCAAGTTCGCCCAGATATGGAGTTGTGATTGATACGGCTATGAGGGATCACATATTTGTGCTCTGCAGGCTTTGTTTGAAGGCAATTCTCAAAGAAGCTTTAACTTTGGTGGACAATGGTGATTCCGAGATGATTCCAGGGAATACGAGCTTTAATTGTCCAGTTCTTGTTCAAGTTTTAACGTGGCTGGCATCTCAGCTTTCCATTCTTTATGGTCAAATAAATGGGAAGCTTTTTGCCATAAATATTGTCAAGCAATGCATATTAGAAGCTGCGTCATCTGTATTAATTTTCTCAATTGAGCATAATGTGAAAGAGTCTCCTATTGAAGAGTTTCATCATAGTTTGGATATGAATTCAAATGATAGTACTGGTAATGTCAAAGTGGAAGAACCACTTGAAAGAGGTACTGAAGAAGAACATAATAGCATATTAGATGAAAGTGTTACGGCAggggtgatttttgtttctcaGGTAGTGGCAGCAGTTGCAGCACTGCATGAAAGGTCCTTGTTTGAAGATAAAGTTAAGGCACTACGGTCTTACCAACCACTTACTAACTATCAACG GATGGCAGAGCataattatgtgtcacaaagggctGATGAAGAGCGAAAAAAACGTCCTATGTACAGACCCATAATTGAGCATGATGGCCTACCTCGGGTGAAAATATCTAATGAG GATACAAACAAGAACAGGACTAGAGAGGAATTATTAGCCGAAGAAAGAGATTACAAAAGGCGAAGAATGTCATACCGTGGCAAGAAGGTGAAGCGATCGCACTTGGAG GTTATGAGAGATATTATAGAAGACTACATGGATGAAATCAAACAAGCTGGAGGCATTGGGTGCTTTGAGAAGGAATCTTTAGTAAAGGATACAATTCCATTTAAACCGCCTTATGCATCCGACTCAACCACGTATGCTGACATGCCTAAGAAAAGTTACCATGACTCATCAACCGCTGGAGATAGTCCAAAATATCACCAGTATCAGTTACACTCTGATTATAGGACTCATGCTACAACTTCTAAGGGTCCTTTGGTGAAAGAATATCAGCAACCAAGAAGAGGCCATCATGATAACCATGAACTCTCTGAGGAGGGTGTCAATAGGGATAAACACGATAGAGAGTACTATTCCAAAAGTAGTCCAAGACATGTCCGGTCAAGTGAGTGGCCTCGTAGACCAAGGGAACAAGATGAAATCGATGTTACCAGAATCAAGCATCATGACAGTAAACACTCATCTTCTAGACTATCTAAACATCATGATAACAGATCATCCGGCTCCTCGAAACATTCTGATTACAGATCAAAATCTAAAGATCGGCGGCACAGGGAAAGATATGAGAATACTTTTGAGGATAGATACAATCCTGCAGAGTCTCATGACACACATGAAGGCGGTAACTCTTCTACCAGCAACTATTACAGAGCAGATAACATTCATAATGATGAGAATTGA